The region TTCTcgctctcattctctctctctctcactctcaacCACAAGTAAATGCTAAAACTTTCGAAatcaaaaaattaaacagaACTACCAGATTAGCGCCCCtggtgggggggtggtggcTTGGAGAAAATATCGtgaattttccagcaatcTGTGTGAGCAATCCGGAGCTAGCAGAGAAAGGTTTTAGTTAGTAGAAGATGCCCAAGAGCGGCAGGATCGGTAGCAGACAAGGACAGGGGGGacagagaaaggaaggaaggctgGCTGGGACACGGGGCAGTGGGGGCAGAGGGACCCCGGGGCGgggttggtggaaaatgtgaaaaataaataaataaacgaacaaaaaatcccgaacaaaaaaaaccaagaccCTTGGATCAATCGTCCACGAgtggtgttttcttttctttctttatccCTGCAAATggtgtgtgtatctgtgtgtttttttttggtgtgtgttcTACATTTTGTTTGACGATTCCTCCAGGCGGCGGtgacggcggcagcagcagcagcagcagcagtctgccCTGTCAAAGAGCAACACATCCGTCATGGGAGAATGCATTAACGGAAGGAATGTAAACGAAAAGGCTCCACGACAGCGCACGTGATGCACGGCAGCTGCCAGTAAAGTAGGCCAAGTAGTAATCGGACACGCCATCAGGAGCCAGATGTCGGTTTTACTCCCGGCGGAACGCGATCAGTTCCaagcatcatccatcatcctgGCGCTCGCGTTTTTTAAGCTCACAAACTCCCGTCCAGTCCACTGGGTGGGTGCGTCACCAATGTGGGTCGCTCTCCTCCGCTTCCCCCACTTGCTCTGGCCAACATATTTCACTTTCGCGCTACTAATCATGGTGGCCGCATGTCCTCGTGGCACACtagtgtgtcggtgtgttcgCCTGCTCGGATAACACACGAGCACGAAGCTTGCGTTCGGTTCGGGAACAGCCGAATGCACTCTCCGATGCTGAGCAACCTGCTAGATGATGACGTCACGCGTTGTTGGCGTGGCGTCATTGAAGGGAAATTCGCTTACTGTGGTCCCACGCTAgctttttcattctttctcttcggtttttggtgagcATCGTTTGCACTTTCTTTCGCTCctgttctctctgtctctctctcttcgtgctTATCCTCTGGTTACGTAAGCGTACACGAGGGCGATGGACTGACGAGCGAGCCGCACTTGAGAGGATGTTGAACTTTCCCTGCCACGGACAGACGAACTCGGTGCAGTCCGTCTGGCACTACCATCGACGGCCGAGCTATATGGCTCTGAAAAGGCCTCCCGGTGCGAGACTGCGTCTGGTGTTGTTGCAGTTTTGCTGAGACGAGCCTAGCGGAAGGATTAATGGGTGGTTTTCTCGATGAATGGCTTTCTGGTTGCACCGCCAGACCGCCGTGGCAGGAGCGCCGTAGCTTCGTGCTTCCGGCCTCCGGatgtcttttgtgttttttgagCACATTTGGATCGATATGAGACGCGATGGTGACGAGATGGTGACTCTCGGAAGCGCTTTAATCCGGCCTGAAAGAGGGGCGGTCTCAAACCGCTCCTTCATTAGTTAGGGCCGGGAACTTCAAAGACAATGGCGTTAAGAAGCTTAAAAGAAGCTACCGTATAGCTCTGCTCGAGAggtattttgttcatttcctgCTCTGCTGCAGGGTGAGATTTGACCTTTTTGGGGTTCGCTTATTACCGCTAATTAATTCAAACTATTACTATTGTATTTAAACTTgcattttttgctcttcttttagTTTTAGAAATGAGAAAAAGCTTTTTAATTATGTCATCAATTTGATAAATGTTTGAAATGGTTGGTTGCTAAGCTCAAATTCTTCAATTTGATCTCATCATGCAATGAAACCCCATTCTCCGGAACCATTAGCTTAATATTTAGTGTACTAGTAACCAATTACCTCTATCGCAACCAATTAGGGAATCAAACAAATGTCTACTGTCCACCACAATGcacacactaccaccaccattgcagaaagaaaaagaaaacatcctCGAAAGCGAGGACGGATTGACCAACCTTACCTCAGCTGCGTCCACTAACAACCTTCTGTCCGCTCCACTCCATCATTGCAGGACACCATTCCGCTGGCACCACCGgaacagctgatcgatgaCACAGTACAGTGTAACGCCATGGCAACGGACATACCATCTgccaacgacgatgacaacaacATGGCAAACCTTCTCATGAATCGTAAGTAACTTCTCCCGAGTTCCTAAATCGCCTGCTGATGAAGTAATAATCTAATCGGCTCTTctgttccccgttttttttttccttccagttggcgaagatgatgatacCGGTGTGCTGTTCTCGTCCACCAACCCACTGATCGGTGGCCAAGCACTGATGCTGAACGATGCGATCGTTCGTCCGCTCACCATCCAGACCGGTAACGGGGGCATCGCGACAGGTGGGCTCCATCCAGAACCACAGAAGCGACGAGCCGCACGAGCTGCAGATGAATTTATGATGACGGTTTCGCCCAGTCTGCTCACTCCGACCGACATGGAGATCTGGCGTGCGATTCAGGCCGGTCAGCTCGATCCGAAAAAGCTCACTCTGGCATCGTACGGAGATTTTCtcgcgggtggtggtggtggtggtgctgctgctaccggtaaCGGTGGCAATGTGGCCACTGGACACATTTCACCATCAATGTCCAGTACACCGACGGCACAGCTGTCCGCGGAGCTCCTCGGTGATACATCGGAGGGTAACCTGCTGGCTGCACTGGATCCGGGCCTAAATCTACCGCTGGAACAGGAGCTCAATGCTCGTGCGGACGCCCGGTTTGGCTGCTTCCGTACGATTGCCGCCCAGGATGCGCTCCAGCATGGGTTGAAATGATTGACGGAGGTTCTTTAAGTTTTTTGGCCACATtcatttttccgattttcccattttttctcttgtttttttttctattgtcTTACGATTTTATATGCATTTGGCACCGAttagttttttctttttccgcaCGGGTTCAAGTgtttggatttgatttatCTTTAGTTTAGCCTAGTGAGTGTCGGCACTTTGTTTTCTGGATAGCAGTAAACGCTAGCGTGTAAATGGAATCACTATCTTCTCTATACGAAATGAGTCGTACACCGAACGGACCAATTCCGATAGTCTGGGATGCTGGAATGCTCACCTCCATGGTGCATTAAATGGTTTCACAAATGAAAGCAGGTTTACAAATGACGTTGCGAGCGCACAGCAAGGAACGACCGCGAAGGGTGAGGGCCTTACCTCTGCTTACGAGCAACAGAAAACTATTCCGCCGATCAAGGAAAACCAGTAAAGTACAATATCACTACAATATCAGTCGAAACACTaaaggaaacaaagaaaaatagaagaaaagaaacgaaacagacATTAGATTAGGATAGGGGACATATTCTGCAGGATAACAACTACGATCGCACACACCCTTCCCCCTCTTTACAAATAACGCCAGATCAGGACAAAGGGATACCAAGTACAACAATTCGTTAGCGTAATAAGAAGTAGATCAAGCGAGACGTAGTAGCATGTAGGTAATATATATTACAGCCAATTTTATCTACAGCGATACAGTGTCAATCAGGGGTCGAACGTACAACCGAAACCAGCGCAGCAATCAATGGAATCACCAAGGgaacatttgcattttctgtGTTCAGTCTGCACAAGTAAAAAATACCATTTTACGATTCGAGTGACCCCCATTTGCATTTTGGTTTCCTATTTTTGTTTAGCTTCACGCCACAATAGCACAATTTTTATATTCATCGACAAGCAAACCGGTTAGCTAGCAATCATGTTCCCACGAGATCGGCATTCGCTTATCCTGAAGGATGTGTAATGTTATGATGTTCTAGGTGTAAGAGGACCCCCTTATCTGTACGTAACAACGGTGGTAGTGAGAATGATAGAGAATCTAGTGTTTTAGGCCTGGCTAGCGTGTATTGTGGTTTGGTGTTAATTCTTCCCTCCCATCAGTTCCCACAGGAAAAAAAGTCCTTCGTTAAAGCACAGAATGAACTAAACTTTCTAAACCCGATTCGGTTCGttatattttcttcttctacttcgaTACAATAACCTTATACtcgtaaaaaaaatgtaactcgtacagcagcagcagcaacagcatataCACTATTTAGAGAATAAAGCATGGAAAGCATTTCGATTGGTTGATTGTCCTTTATTGTTCGTGGCGCTTGTTCGAAGATCTGAAGCATCTGAAACGATGGCCATTTAGATGAATTTACGGTAGCTCTCTATCAAGTAGGCTGGATCAAGAAAGCGGCGAcagcagttcgttcgttcgttcgtttcggatGGATCTTTCTCAGCGACAGATACTATTCCCTGTATGTTTGTACGTCACCTGGCCAGGTCTAGCTGGCTATTTAATATTAAAAAGGAACTCTTTCCTCGAATGTGAATAACAGTAAATGTACAGAGTCGTCGGTTAATCCGTTACAGCACAGCGGCAGCACTACTCTTTCACATCGCCTACTCCATCCGGATTGATGGCGAACGTTGCCTCACTCTCCGGCAGGCACGGTGAATCGTAAATTTTACATATTCTCGTCTCTCCGCGCCCCTTGCGCAGATAAAGCCGAGTAGTGGACGCGTGCCCTATGATATTACCGCCGACTGGTTTCTTCGGATCCGGATTGAACATTGCCGCCCCATCCACTTGCGCCACGACTTGATTGGTGATAATGACCGCAACCCCGAACTCGTCCgctagccgcagcagcatgcgCAGAAACTTTGCCAAGTGTCCCTGGCGTGCGGCCAGCTCCCCTCGCCCACAGTAATCCGTCCGGTACAGGCTGGTGGCACTGTCCACGATGATCAGTGCGTATCGCGACTCGACCATCATGGCCGAGGCTTGCATAAGCAGCTGCATCTGATGATCCGTATTGTAGGCTCGTGCGAACGCCACATTATCGAGCACGTCGGTCCCGACAAGCTTGTAGCGTTCGGCTGTCGCTAGCAGCCGTTCCGGCCGGAACGTTCCTTCCGTGTCGATGTACAGGCACTTTCCTTCACCCCCGTTCTGGCTAACCGGAAGCTGGCAGGTGACGGCTAGTGTGTGACAGAGTTGCGTTTTACCGGTCCGGAACTCGCCGAACATTTCCGTAATGCTACCGGTTTCGATTCCGCCTCCCAGCAGCTTGTCCAGCTCCTTCGATCCCGTCGTTAGCTGTATGATCTCCGAGCGCTTCTGGTGCCAttcggtggccgtggtgaaTCCCATCGGCACATGTTTGGTCGCTTCCTGCAGTATTTTGTCCGCCTTCGCCTCCGAAATGCCTTTGATGGTGAGCAGCTGCTTCTTCGGCGCAAACGCCACCGACTCGATCGTGTGGAAGCCAGCTTCGGCCAGCTTCTTAACATCGCCACTCGTTATTCCATTACCCTGAGGATGATGGGAAAGTGGTTCAGAGTAGAGAAAAGTCCGCAAGATAGTTCACAAATTCGTCAAACCTCTAGCTTCCCGATCAGCAGCGGTCCGTAATGCTCGTCGTCTTCCACCGTTGAGGCGGATTGAATGGATTTCTCCATTTGCGCCATCCTGAGAGGGTTGTTTTGTACTGGTTGCGGAATCCAGTTCACTACGAATCCTGAGTTTCTTACGACATGCACTCCAGAAAAGCAGATAAATGCAGATTAATTAAACGGAGAGTAAATCGCGGAAACGGCGGCTGTTTGGAACGTAGATTTCAAGAAAGATCATGAAATGTCAACAACGTAGAAAAGGCGCGCATTGCGTTCTGGGAGCTCTGTCGGGGTAATTTAGGTAAGCAAATCGTTCGTGAAGGAATGggaaatgatttgaaaatatTCTAAGCGAATTATTCTCGCTGAAAATGTTCAACTATACcgaaattttccaccaaaactATCTTTGGTGTCATCCACGCGGCCGAAGCAGGTCTTGTGAGCAGGGTTGCCAATTTATAGCAGCAAAGGCCTACAATTCTGCTGTTAGAGCAATTTTTTATCTCGCTCTGCCCGATTTCCTGtaggagagagtgagtgagaaaaagcATTTTCGTCTACCTTTTGCAATATGGCCGCGAGACGGCGAGAAAACACTTCGCCTCCGTGATCGAAGAAGCTGGCTGGGACGAACGGATTCCGGACGAACGGAGTATTCTGCCGCGTAGTAGCCAGATCCCCGATCGTGAGTGCTTTGGAACAGTTCCCGGTGACCCAGGCCCTGCTTGAGGGTGTGCGCCgaatcgccgccgccgccgtcggaATGTCCGAGGAacgaccaacaacagcaacaacagaggcagctgcagcatcatcaacaacaacgcatcATCCGCCTCCTCCGCCAGCTTCGATcgttggcgatggcgctgCAGCGGCCGTTGGTCTGCTGGCCAGCGTGGGGGGTGTACTGGCGGCCGCAGTCCCTCCGGTCGTAGGTGGTGCGTTGCCGCTTCCGCTCACAGAACCCGCCTCCGATCCGACCATCGCTCCGATCGCACCGATAAACGGACCGTCACATCCGTCGGTCCTTACCGAGTTCCCGCAGTACGCGGACGAtagcgaggaggacgacggtgaaggtgaatcGTATCGCACGGAACCGATCTGCATCGAACGGATACGTCAGTATCTGTCGGACAAGCTGGGATTCTACTCTCCGGATGGATTCGACGAAAAGGATGCCTCGACCGTCGGTACGGGTCGCCGTATCCTGGAAACGGTCGATGTCGAGGGTGTCATCAAGCACTGGAAGAACGGAGGTTTCAAGAAGATCGTCACGATGGTTGGTGCTGGCATATCCACGTGTAAGagaacccccccggggtggacCTTTCGAATACGGAGCGATAGCGGCATTCActatcttttcttcttctagcgGCCGGAATACCAGACTTTCGTTCGCCCGATACCGGATTGTACAACAATCTGATGAAGTACAACCTACCGTACCCGCAGGCGATTTTCGAGCTGGAGTACCTCTACCAGAACCCGAAACCGTTCTTCACGCTCGCCAAAGAGCTGTACCCCGGCACGTTCAAGCCGACGCCTTCGCACTACTTTGTCCGGCTGCTCGAGCAGAaggggctgctggtgcgccacTACACACAGAACATCGACACCCTCGAGCGCATCGCGGGCATTCACGAGGACAAGATCGTGGAAGCGCACGGCACCTTCTACACCAACCACTGTCTACAGTGCAAGACCGCGTACAGCCTCGAGTTCGTCAAGGGTACGTACGGTGCCATCACCATGGTAACGAGCTGATACCCCCCTCACCCGTCCATCGCATCAATCGCCTACTTTACTCGTACTTTGCAGAGAAAATCTTTGCCGACGAAGTGCCGACCTGCCCGTGCGGTGGTGTCATCAAGCCGGACATTGTGTTCTTTGGCGAGGGACTCCCGGAACGGTTTCACATGCTGCCCCATCAGGACTTTGCCGAGTGTGATCTGCTGATCATCATGGGCACCTCGCTGACGGTGCAACCGTTTGCGTCGCTCGTCGAGTACGTCAACGATGATTGCGTGCGGTTGCTGATCAACCGCGATAaggtcggtggcggtggttttggCTTCTTCCGCTCGATGATGTTCGGCGAGGGCCTATGCTTCGATCTGCCCGGTAACCGGCGGGATGTGGCGTGGACCGGGAACTGTGACGATGGTTGCTTCTTTCTCGCTGACCAGCTCGGTTGGGGCGTAAGTTTTTGTACCGCGACGGACCGGTGTCTAACCACCCCCTGATCTTTGTATTCCCTTCATTCGTTTGTAGGATGAACTACGGCAGCTCGTCGAGACGGAACACGCGAAAATTGTAGCGATTCGACCGACACCATCGATTCCGCCGACGGTTTCACCGGCCGTCGGTGCAACGGGAGCGGCTGCCGTGAATGGGCCGATTCCGATTGTCAACACGGCAGTGGCTAATGACGCGAGTGTCGTCGATGATGGTTCCGTAACGTCCGAGGATGAACATTTTAATGATGTGTgttacggtggtggtagtagtgatAGTGTCCATGCGATGGCCACTGATcctcatcacgatcacgatcacgagcaccaccagcatcatccgcaccaccatcatcatgcgcaACGACATCatgatcaccagcatcatcatcatcatcatcataatcatcagcttcatcagcagcacgtgcAACACCATGAgatggaggagcagcagcagcagcagcaacaccaccctcaccaccaccaccagcaaccggaagGGTCTCCTTCTGAGGACAAAACCTAAATTATTCGTTTTAAATCCCTTACTCCTTCCGCTTCAAtttcgtctttttcttcttctactactaccaTCACTACTACTAATGCTTCTACTACCATTCTTCCTCTATTACAAAGCGCCCTGGCCCGAGATCCTATTCGACTAATTTAAGTGACTTCCCCCTTCCTTCTCAACGGGCTTCGCGAGACAGAttaagaaagagggagagagagagaagagaaagagattgaAAGAAGTGATTTTTAATCGATTAGCCTGCTGCGATGGATCTGCATTTTTCGAAACATCctagaaagcaaacaaagggggggggggggagagaatcATCCGTAGCACACTGTGTCGTGTAAGTCACACCTAGCAACAACACACTAAAAAAACCCCATGCTTCCGATTAGCGCGATTTTTTATTCCACGCTACTTTGGTTCCTTTTCTACGGAGAGCGCGTCTTACAAACTGACGAGAGCAGATCAGTAGACAAATgggtaaaaaaacaaaatcgacgCTCTTCCCGCGGACTGCAGTAGCGCGAGAGCAACATCGATCACGAGTGCAATTGTGGAaccgttgtcgtcgatcgCCGGCCGTCGGTCACCTGTCGGATGGAGGGAttgagaaggaaggaaggatataGAGAAATTGCAATTAGCATGCTATTAACTTTATTTTATGATACCGTAGCTCATCCGGCATCCGTGGCGACGGCAGCAGTCCAGTCGATGTCGAGGATGAGGCGAGACAAATTATATACATATTTTTCATATATTTTACATccgtacacaaacacacaaactggcgcaatgatggatgatgaaaaCGATTGCTAAACGATTGCGCGTCGCCTAGCCGCGTGATGATCAGCTGTGCTGTGCGAACTTGCTCTCCTTATCGCTGCTACCGTTTACAGTTAGAAGCACTTGTAATCGATCGTGATGTGCACGGCTAGAGGCAAAGGGCAACGCATTGTGCAAGGACTTTGCTGCACTTAGCCGATGCCTAGtgtagagatagagagagagagagacagagcgattTATATATAAGCAAGCAGGGCAGTTCAATTTATGATGCAGATATTTGTAATAAACCGGGGCTAAATTAAATTCAACTTTCAATTTGTGTTCACCAACCTTTACTTTTGATGTGTTGCTAGGGTACCGAGTAGCCATGCGGAACCGTACTTcatcacttaatccagaaatGATGGCGCCCACTTGGATGTTTCGatgattattttcaaattaacTTACACCAAAAGGATGGCAAGAGGAGGTACATGTGTAATGGACATTCAGTTTATTTGTCAACTTTTAAATGAATCCAGCGGATGTTTATGTATTTGAGCGCCCAACTATACTATGATAATGAACACAGGATAAGCACTCTGAacggccgaaccgaaccgaagaggaGTATGAAGCGAGAAGATTTAGTAGCTTCGACCAAACAGCGTGTAGAACTTGGCCGCACGGCCACAGGCCGGATGTACGCATTTGTCCTTCTTCGGATCGATCTGGGCCGGCTGCTCGAATGGGATGCACAACGACTTCGCACCCATGGCCGGTGCACCGGCTTCCACCTCGGCACCATCGTCCCGAGCACTTTCGGCCTTGATGCGATCCTCACACGGAATCTCTCCACAGAACGGTGCCATGATAATGTTCTTCTCCTCGAGGAACTGCAAAAAGGCGGACCACTCCTTGGTCACCTTGATGTGATCGTGCAGATCACGATCCGCCTTGGCGTACATGCTCTCGTGGATGGTTTCAAGCAGCTTCGGCAGCTCGACCGTTGCCTGCTCACGGCGAACCGTCAACTTCGTACCATTGTCCCGCCGCACCGCGACACACTCGCCCTTCTGCAGATCCTTGAAGCCGAGCTCGATGCGTACCGGCACACCCTTCAGCTCCCAGTGATTGTACTTCCAGCCGGGTGAGTAATTGTCCCGGTAATCACCTTCGCAGCGAATGCCCGCCGCCACCAGGGAGCGTTCCAGCTCACGGCAACTCTCGTACAGACGGCGTCGCTCCTCGTCCGTCGTAGTGGCCGTGATTCCGCATGGTACGATCACCACCTGAATGCAGGCGACGCGTGGTGGTAACACCAGACCCTGGTTATCCGCGTGCACCATGATCATCACACCGATCGTACGCGTCGTAATACCCCATGAGTTCTGGTACAcgtactccttctccttcgtttCCGGATGCTCGTACACGATGTCGAACATGCGCGAGAAGTTCTGTCCCAGATGGTGACTCGTAGCACCCTGAATCGCACGACCGGACGCCGAGATGTACGcctccaccgtcgtcgtgtaGTCACCACCGGcgaacttttccttctccgtctTACGGCCCCTCACCACCGGGATGGCCAACAGATCGGTGTACACCTTCGCGTACAGGTCGAGTATCGTCAGCACTTCCTCGTCCGCTTCGGCCTTCGTCGCAAACGCCGTGTGGCCCTCTTGCCACAGGAACTCGCGGGTTCGCAGGAACGGCTGAGGGTGTTTGAACTCCCAGCGCTGGAAAGAGGACGGATTTAAAATGTTGAGTGAATATCGAATTCCAAGTTAAAcaatttttgtgaaaaagTCCATGAATTTGAGTGGACTACTATGATTTGAAAGTTATCCTAAATATGGCGAAATTCTTGAGAATATCCTAGCAACCTACCACAACGTTGTTCCACTGGTTTAGGCGAATCGGCAGATCTCGGTACGATTGGATCCATTTCGCGTACGCCGGATACATAACCGTCTCGGACGTCGGACGGACAGCGATCGGTTCAGCTAGCTCCGAGTCACCACTCTTCGTCACCCAGGCCACCTCAGGCGCAAAATCGGCAATGTGCGTCTTCTCACGTTCAAGCGCTGCCCGCGACACGAAGATCGGGAAGTAGCACTCCTTCACACCCAGCCGCGTGATTTCCCCATCGAACCAGTTCCGAATCGCCTTCCAGATGGCGAACGACCAGTGACGAAGAATGTAGCAAC is a window of Anopheles aquasalis chromosome 2, idAnoAquaMG_Q_19, whole genome shotgun sequence DNA encoding:
- the LOC126571262 gene encoding DNA repair protein RAD51 homolog A; amino-acid sequence: MAQMEKSIQSASTVEDDEHYGPLLIGKLEGNGITSGDVKKLAEAGFHTIESVAFAPKKQLLTIKGISEAKADKILQEATKHVPMGFTTATEWHQKRSEIIQLTTGSKELDKLLGGGIETGSITEMFGEFRTGKTQLCHTLAVTCQLPVSQNGGEGKCLYIDTEGTFRPERLLATAERYKLVGTDVLDNVAFARAYNTDHQMQLLMQASAMMVESRYALIIVDSATSLYRTDYCGRGELAARQGHLAKFLRMLLRLADEFGVAVIITNQVVAQVDGAAMFNPDPKKPVGGNIIGHASTTRLYLRKGRGETRICKIYDSPCLPESEATFAINPDGVGDVKE
- the LOC126571259 gene encoding NAD-dependent protein deacetylase Sirt2-like produces the protein MSEERPTTATTEAAAASSTTTHHPPPPPASIVGDGAAAAVGLLASVGGVLAAAVPPVVGGALPLPLTEPASDPTIAPIAPINGPSHPSVLTEFPQYADDSEEDDGEGESYRTEPICIERIRQYLSDKLGFYSPDGFDEKDASTVGTGRRILETVDVEGVIKHWKNGGFKKIVTMVGAGISTSAGIPDFRSPDTGLYNNLMKYNLPYPQAIFELEYLYQNPKPFFTLAKELYPGTFKPTPSHYFVRLLEQKGLLVRHYTQNIDTLERIAGIHEDKIVEAHGTFYTNHCLQCKTAYSLEFVKEKIFADEVPTCPCGGVIKPDIVFFGEGLPERFHMLPHQDFAECDLLIIMGTSLTVQPFASLVEYVNDDCVRLLINRDKVGGGGFGFFRSMMFGEGLCFDLPGNRRDVAWTGNCDDGCFFLADQLGWGDELRQLVETEHAKIVAIRPTPSIPPTVSPAVGATGAAAVNGPIPIVNTAVANDASVVDDGSVTSEDEHFNDVCYGGGSSDSVHAMATDPHHDHDHEHHQHHPHHHHHAQRHHDHQHHHHHHHNHQLHQQHVQHHEMEEQQQQQQHHPHHHHQQPEGSPSEDKT